The nucleotide sequence TGCCGCCGGTGACGACGAGGGTCAAATCGCGAAGTTCGCCAGCGGCAGGTTCTCCAGCACCAGGTCGGCGCGGTCGCGCGTCTGCGAGATGAGGTCGGCGTTGCGCTGGTCGGAACCGAGCGCGCGCTGCCGGGCCTCGACCAGCGAACGGCCGTAGCGGCGGTGGCGCGACACGAGCCGTTCGATGCGCTCGGGCTCGTCCGGCGCGAGGAACCAGGCCTCGGTGAGCAGCGGCCGGATCGCGCTCCACGGGTCGTCCGGCAGCAGCAGGTAGTTGCCCTCGGTGATGACGAGCTGGACCTCCGGCGGCACCGCGACGGCCCCGGCGATGGGTTCCTCGATCTCGCGGCGGAACTCCGGCGCATACACCGTTTCGCGGCCTTCGGCCAGGCGGCGGATCAGGTGGTAGTAGCCCGCGGCGTCGAACGTGTCCGGGGCGCCCTTGCGCTCGGTGCGGCCGAGCCGGCGCAGCTCGACCTGCGCGAGGTGGAAGCCGTCCATGCCGACCACCGCCGCGCGAGAACCGAGCGCGTTGGCCAGCGCCCAGGCGAGCGTGGTCTTGCCGGACGCGGGCGAGCCGATGATGCCGAGCACGTTGCGCTGCCCGCGCACGGTCAGCCCCTCGGCCCTGGCCAGCAGGTCGTCGAACGCCGTCATGTCCTGTTCCTTCCTGCGATCGCGGTCGTCCACGACCGCGGTCCCACATGCCGCACCCGTTCGGCGGCCACCTCGTTGGCGAAGCGGATCCGGTCCGTCACCGTC is from Amycolatopsis mediterranei and encodes:
- a CDS encoding nucleoside/nucleotide kinase family protein; protein product: MTAFDDLLARAEGLTVRGQRNVLGIIGSPASGKTTLAWALANALGSRAAVVGMDGFHLAQVELRRLGRTERKGAPDTFDAAGYYHLIRRLAEGRETVYAPEFRREIEEPIAGAVAVPPEVQLVITEGNYLLLPDDPWSAIRPLLTEAWFLAPDEPERIERLVSRHRRYGRSLVEARQRALGSDQRNADLISQTRDRADLVLENLPLANFAI